The following proteins come from a genomic window of Pseudomonas putida:
- a CDS encoding FCD domain-containing protein, producing MNAAPHLPALLAAGETRLSAEQIYPRLFDAILEQRLPPGSLLPEQALGHAFGVSRTVIRRVLGRLSDQQVVVQRPSHTAHLAAPDPDQARQVLSARRLAETTLITLAAQRARPAQVRQLRQLVERERQHHESGERCAAIRLGGEFHLKLAQVAANAPLARFLNGLVPMTSLIIARYESPCCDHCAWEEHAAIIDAVEQGDAEAALGLMHRHLDRLEEKLDLD from the coding sequence ATGAACGCCGCCCCCCACTTGCCTGCCCTGCTCGCGGCCGGCGAAACCCGTCTGTCGGCCGAGCAGATTTACCCGCGGCTGTTCGACGCCATTCTCGAACAGCGCCTGCCCCCGGGCAGCCTGTTGCCCGAGCAGGCGCTGGGCCATGCATTTGGTGTCAGCCGCACGGTGATCCGCCGCGTGCTCGGGCGCCTGTCCGACCAGCAGGTGGTGGTGCAGCGCCCCAGCCACACCGCCCATCTGGCCGCGCCTGACCCAGACCAGGCACGCCAGGTGCTCAGTGCCCGGCGCCTGGCCGAAACCACGCTGATCACACTGGCCGCGCAACGCGCCCGGCCGGCGCAGGTACGCCAGCTACGGCAACTGGTGGAGCGCGAGCGCCAGCACCATGAGAGTGGTGAACGCTGCGCGGCGATCCGCCTGGGCGGCGAGTTCCACCTGAAACTGGCGCAGGTAGCGGCCAATGCGCCGCTGGCGCGATTTCTCAATGGGCTGGTACCGATGACCTCGCTGATCATCGCTCGCTACGAATCGCCGTGCTGCGATCATTGCGCGTGGGAAGAGCATGCGGCGATCATCGATGCCGTGGAGCAAGGTGATGCCGAAGCGGCCTTGGGGTTGATGCACAGGCACCTTGACCGCCTGGAAGAAAAGCTGGACCTGGACTAA
- a CDS encoding PACE efflux transporter translates to MQGLKRKLVYVTFYELIGLCMSTLGLAYLSDTQASHTGPLAVMITTIAMLWNLVYNTLFEYWESRQAKRGRSVARRVVHAIGFQLTLVVYLIPLIAWWLDMTLLEALLVDMAFIILVPCYTFAYNWAFDRVFGLPRSALAAA, encoded by the coding sequence GTGCAGGGATTGAAACGCAAGCTGGTCTACGTGACTTTCTATGAACTGATCGGGCTGTGCATGTCGACCCTTGGGCTGGCCTACCTGTCAGATACGCAGGCCTCCCATACCGGGCCGCTGGCGGTGATGATCACCACCATCGCCATGCTCTGGAACCTGGTCTATAACACCCTGTTCGAGTACTGGGAGAGCCGCCAGGCCAAGCGGGGGCGCAGCGTGGCGCGGCGGGTGGTGCATGCCATCGGCTTCCAGTTGACCCTGGTGGTGTACTTGATTCCGCTGATTGCCTGGTGGCTGGACATGACATTGCTGGAGGCGCTGCTGGTGGATATGGCGTTCATCATCCTGGTGCCGTGCTACACCTTTGCCTACAACTGGGCGTTTGATCGGGTGTTTGGTTTGCCACGCTCTGCCCTGGCTGCAGCTTGA
- a CDS encoding LysR family transcriptional regulator produces the protein MNFSSDNIQLFLAVLDHGSFSSAARALKRVPSAVSMAIGNLEADLGYSLFERGPREVRPTAQALALKPHARLIAEQLGLLQVHALELSQGLESSLTLAVVPDIDHRPLLAAIANLGERYPLLDIALLSAPQEEALHLLDSGRADLCVAFAGLQVDARRGFQHIGMESLVATLSPAHPALREGRIHYLEDLTQVRQILVRSRDLPLADPRPLIGATHWSSDSFDLALQMVEAGLGWGDLPLSRVAPLLASGRLIRLEFRNTRNELQLPVHILWRKQQPLQQAARLLIEQLADQ, from the coding sequence ATGAACTTTTCCAGCGACAACATCCAGCTGTTTCTGGCCGTGCTCGACCACGGCTCGTTTTCTTCCGCGGCGCGCGCCCTCAAGCGGGTGCCTTCAGCGGTGAGCATGGCCATTGGCAACCTTGAGGCAGACCTTGGCTACAGCCTGTTTGAACGCGGCCCGCGTGAAGTTCGCCCAACCGCACAGGCCTTGGCCCTGAAGCCACACGCCAGGCTGATTGCCGAACAACTGGGGCTGCTGCAGGTTCATGCCCTGGAGCTGTCCCAAGGGCTGGAGAGCAGCCTGACCCTGGCCGTGGTACCCGACATCGATCACCGCCCGCTGCTGGCGGCCATCGCCAACCTCGGTGAGCGCTACCCGTTGCTGGACATTGCCCTGCTCAGCGCTCCGCAGGAAGAGGCCCTGCACTTGCTGGACAGCGGCCGTGCCGACCTCTGTGTAGCCTTTGCCGGTTTGCAGGTCGATGCCCGACGCGGCTTCCAGCACATTGGCATGGAGTCGCTGGTAGCCACCCTGTCGCCGGCCCACCCGGCATTGCGTGAGGGGCGTATCCACTACCTTGAAGACCTGACGCAGGTGCGTCAGATTCTGGTGCGCAGCCGCGACCTGCCGCTGGCTGACCCTCGCCCGCTGATCGGTGCCACGCACTGGTCCAGCGACAGCTTCGACCTGGCTTTGCAGATGGTGGAAGCGGGCCTGGGCTGGGGCGATCTGCCGTTGTCGCGGGTCGCGCCGCTGCTGGCCAGCGGGCGTCTGATACGCCTGGAGTTCCGCAATACACGCAACGAGTTGCAACTGCCCGTGCATATCCTGTGGCGCAAACAACAGCCGCTGCAGCAGGCCGCCCGCCTGCTGATCGAGCAGTTGGCTGACCAGTGA
- a CDS encoding HAMP domain-containing protein: MNLKFRHKILLSACGVVVLAFALFTLYNDYLQRNTIRQNIEASVQQAGALTASSVQNWMSGRILVLENLAQDIGQQGAGDTLAGLIEQPSYTRNFLFTYLGQANGVFTQRPDTQMPAGYDPRQRPWYGAAASAGQTVLTAPYQGAVGGLMVTIATPVKSKRNGELIGVVGGDVTLDTLVEIINSVDFGGIGHAFLADANGQVIVSPNKDQVMKNLKDIYPGSNLRVAAGMQDVTLDGQDRIISFAPVAGLPSAQWYIGLSIDRDKAYAALSQFRTSAIIAMLIAVAAIAGLLGLLIPVLMSPLTTMGRAMRDIAEGEGDLTRRLAVQNKDEFGELATSFNRFVERIHASISEVSSATRLVHDLSEKVVSASNASISGSEEQSMRTNSVAAAINELGAATQEIARNAADASQHASGASEQAHGGREVVEEAISAMTALSQRISESCAQIETLNASTDEIGKILDVIKGISQQTNLLALNAAIEAARAGEAGRGFAVVADEVRNLAHRTQESAEEIHRMITSLQVGSREAVHTMNTSQVSSEQTVQVANQAGERLASVTQRIGEIDGMNQSVATATEEQTAVVESLNLDITQINALNQQGVENLNETLRHCDQLAQQAGRLKQLVGSFRI; encoded by the coding sequence ATGAACCTGAAATTTCGCCACAAGATCCTGCTCAGCGCCTGCGGCGTCGTGGTTTTGGCATTTGCCCTGTTCACGCTCTACAACGACTACCTGCAACGCAACACCATCCGCCAGAACATTGAAGCCTCGGTGCAGCAGGCCGGGGCACTGACCGCCAGCAGCGTCCAGAACTGGATGAGCGGGCGCATCCTGGTGCTGGAAAACCTGGCCCAGGACATCGGCCAGCAAGGTGCCGGCGATACTCTGGCAGGGCTGATCGAGCAGCCGTCCTACACGCGTAATTTCCTGTTCACCTACTTGGGCCAGGCCAACGGCGTATTCACCCAGCGCCCGGATACCCAGATGCCCGCCGGTTACGACCCGCGCCAGCGCCCTTGGTACGGCGCCGCCGCCAGCGCCGGGCAGACCGTGCTGACCGCCCCGTACCAAGGTGCAGTCGGTGGCCTGATGGTGACCATCGCCACCCCGGTGAAGAGCAAGCGCAATGGCGAACTGATCGGTGTTGTCGGCGGTGACGTGACCCTCGATACCCTCGTCGAGATCATCAACTCGGTCGACTTCGGCGGCATCGGTCACGCCTTCCTGGCCGACGCCAATGGCCAGGTGATCGTCAGCCCCAACAAAGACCAGGTGATGAAGAACCTCAAGGACATCTACCCAGGCAGCAACCTGCGGGTCGCCGCCGGCATGCAGGATGTCACGCTCGACGGCCAGGACCGCATCATCTCGTTCGCCCCGGTGGCCGGCCTGCCTTCGGCGCAGTGGTACATCGGGCTGTCGATCGACAGGGACAAGGCCTATGCCGCGCTCAGCCAGTTCCGCACCTCGGCGATCATCGCCATGCTGATCGCCGTGGCCGCGATTGCCGGCCTGCTCGGCCTGTTGATTCCTGTGCTGATGAGCCCGCTGACCACCATGGGCCGCGCCATGCGCGACATCGCCGAGGGTGAAGGTGACCTTACCCGCCGCCTGGCCGTGCAGAACAAGGACGAGTTCGGCGAACTGGCTACCTCGTTCAACCGCTTTGTCGAGCGCATCCATGCCTCGATCAGCGAAGTGTCCTCGGCCACCCGCCTGGTACATGACCTATCGGAGAAAGTGGTCAGCGCGTCCAATGCGTCGATCAGCGGCTCTGAAGAACAGAGCATGCGCACCAACAGCGTCGCTGCGGCCATCAACGAACTGGGCGCCGCCACCCAGGAAATCGCCCGCAACGCCGCAGATGCTTCGCAACATGCCAGCGGTGCCAGCGAGCAGGCGCACGGTGGCCGTGAAGTGGTTGAAGAAGCCATCAGCGCCATGACTGCCCTGTCACAACGGATCAGCGAGTCGTGCGCGCAGATCGAAACCCTCAACGCCAGCACCGACGAAATCGGCAAGATCCTCGACGTGATCAAGGGCATTTCTCAGCAGACCAACCTGCTGGCACTGAACGCGGCCATTGAAGCAGCTCGTGCGGGTGAAGCCGGCCGTGGCTTTGCCGTGGTGGCCGACGAAGTGCGTAACCTGGCGCACCGTACCCAGGAGTCGGCGGAAGAAATCCACCGCATGATCACCAGCCTGCAGGTCGGCTCGCGCGAAGCGGTGCATACCATGAACACCAGCCAGGTCTCCAGCGAGCAGACCGTGCAGGTGGCCAACCAGGCCGGCGAACGCCTGGCCAGCGTAACCCAGCGCATTGGCGAGATCGATGGCATGAACCAGTCGGTGGCGACAGCGACCGAAGAACAGACCGCCGTGGTCGAGAGCCTCAACCTGGACATCACCCAGATCAACGCCCTGAACCAGCAGGGGGTGGAGAACCTCAACGAGACCCTGCGCCATTGCGACCAACTGGCCCAGCAGGCCGGGCGTTTGAAGCAGTTGGTGGGCAGCTTCAGGATTTAA
- a CDS encoding RidA family protein, giving the protein MSNDIQRFPSSLPFPFSRAVKAGGFLFLSGQVPMNTDGEVVRGDIQTQTRAACERIAESLAACGARFDQVVKVTVWLSDMRHFAGFNEVYKTFFGAALPVRSTVASALALGVDVEIEVQAFVGDA; this is encoded by the coding sequence ATGAGCAATGACATTCAGCGTTTCCCCAGTAGCCTGCCGTTCCCGTTTTCCCGCGCGGTAAAGGCCGGTGGCTTTCTGTTCCTCTCCGGGCAGGTGCCGATGAACACCGACGGCGAAGTGGTGCGCGGTGATATCCAGACTCAGACCCGTGCTGCCTGCGAGCGCATCGCCGAAAGCCTGGCGGCCTGTGGTGCGCGTTTCGACCAGGTGGTAAAGGTCACGGTCTGGCTGTCGGACATGCGCCATTTCGCCGGCTTCAACGAGGTGTACAAGACGTTCTTCGGCGCGGCGCTACCGGTGCGCTCCACCGTGGCTTCGGCGTTGGCCCTGGGCGTGGATGTGGAGATCGAAGTGCAGGCGTTCGTCGGCGACGCCTGA
- a CDS encoding FAD-dependent oxidoreductase: MTPTYDTLIIGAGIAGASLGYRLAGEQRVLLLERESQPGYHSTGRSAAMFMEAYGTPQIQALTRASRAFYEAPPPGFCEHPLLEPRGCLYVAGLEQRELLEQTYAQNLANGTEVSLLDRDAALALVPSLRGEALAGAVLEPGAMDLDVHALHQGFLRGYRTAGGELRCNAELIKAWYLDGMWQVELADGSRLQARRLVNAAGAWADRVAEQCGVARIGLQPCRRSAFTFPGPAEQNFARWPAVIGVDESFYFKPDAGQLLGSPANADPVEPQDAAPEEFDVALGIYNIEAMTTLAIRRPSHTWAGLRSFVADGDLVIGFDAHAPAFFWLAAQGGYGIQSAAGASRLAADLLLGQPLCPDLVSQGVAPDRLSPARFQQP, from the coding sequence ATGACCCCGACCTACGACACCCTGATCATCGGTGCTGGCATTGCCGGCGCCTCACTGGGCTATCGCCTGGCCGGCGAGCAGCGTGTGCTGTTGCTCGAGCGTGAATCGCAGCCTGGCTACCATTCCACCGGGCGTTCGGCGGCCATGTTCATGGAGGCTTACGGCACCCCACAGATCCAGGCGCTGACCCGCGCCAGCCGGGCCTTCTACGAAGCGCCACCGCCGGGCTTCTGCGAGCACCCGCTGCTGGAGCCGCGAGGTTGTCTGTATGTGGCCGGCCTGGAGCAGCGTGAACTGCTTGAGCAAACCTACGCGCAGAACCTGGCCAATGGCACAGAAGTCAGCCTGCTTGACCGGGACGCGGCCTTGGCACTGGTACCCAGCTTGCGTGGCGAAGCCTTGGCCGGCGCGGTGCTTGAGCCGGGTGCGATGGACCTTGATGTACATGCCTTGCACCAAGGCTTCTTGCGTGGTTATCGCACTGCTGGCGGTGAACTGCGCTGTAACGCCGAGCTGATCAAGGCCTGGTACCTGGACGGCATGTGGCAGGTGGAGTTGGCGGATGGCAGCCGGCTGCAGGCCCGCCGCCTGGTCAATGCTGCAGGGGCCTGGGCGGACCGTGTGGCCGAGCAGTGCGGGGTGGCGCGTATCGGCTTGCAACCGTGCCGCCGTAGCGCCTTCACCTTCCCCGGCCCGGCAGAGCAAAACTTTGCCCGCTGGCCGGCGGTGATTGGCGTCGATGAAAGCTTCTACTTCAAGCCTGATGCCGGCCAACTGTTGGGGTCGCCAGCCAATGCCGACCCGGTTGAGCCACAGGATGCCGCGCCCGAGGAGTTCGACGTGGCCTTGGGTATTTACAACATTGAAGCCATGACCACCCTGGCGATCCGCCGCCCCAGCCACACCTGGGCCGGGCTGCGTTCGTTCGTTGCCGATGGCGACCTGGTGATCGGTTTCGATGCGCATGCACCCGCGTTTTTCTGGCTGGCGGCCCAGGGAGGCTATGGCATCCAGTCGGCAGCGGGCGCCTCGCGCCTGGCCGCCGATCTGCTGCTGGGCCAGCCCTTGTGTCCCGACCTTGTCAGCCAGGGCGTGGCGCCCGATCGCCTGTCCCCGGCCCGTTTCCAGCAACCCTGA
- a CDS encoding helix-turn-helix domain-containing protein produces MPAALPQLDRAVVGQRLRQVRKARQMTLKQLSEASGVPLSTLSKMELAQVSVSYEKLAAAARALNVDIAQLFRASGTVSAPVPVTVVVDSLPAAAGYSTGTYDYYPIAGDFPGRCMTPAYARIMARERGQFDDFIRHPGQEFALVLSGRVRIEFETGEAVSIGPQETAYFDSQVGHIYLSESDDGGDAHVMVVMTDR; encoded by the coding sequence ATGCCCGCAGCTCTACCCCAGCTTGACCGTGCCGTCGTCGGCCAGCGTCTGCGCCAGGTGCGCAAGGCTCGCCAGATGACCCTCAAGCAATTGTCCGAAGCCAGTGGCGTGCCGCTGTCCACGTTGTCGAAGATGGAACTGGCGCAGGTGTCGGTCAGCTATGAAAAACTCGCCGCTGCTGCGCGGGCGCTGAATGTCGATATTGCCCAGCTGTTTCGCGCCAGTGGTACGGTCAGCGCGCCGGTGCCGGTGACCGTGGTGGTCGATTCACTGCCCGCTGCGGCGGGCTATTCGACCGGCACCTACGACTATTATCCGATTGCCGGGGACTTCCCCGGACGGTGCATGACACCGGCCTATGCCCGCATCATGGCCCGCGAGCGCGGCCAGTTCGACGACTTTATCCGCCACCCCGGGCAAGAGTTCGCTCTGGTGCTGAGTGGGCGCGTGCGCATCGAGTTCGAGACCGGAGAAGCGGTGAGTATCGGGCCGCAGGAGACGGCGTATTTCGACAGCCAGGTGGGCCACATCTACCTGTCGGAAAGCGATGACGGTGGTGATGCCCATGTCATGGTAGTGATGACTGATCGTTGA
- a CDS encoding TSUP family transporter, producing the protein MDVGSFGFTIAGLVVGFIVGMTGVGGGSLMTPILLWFGIHPATAVGTDLLYAAITKASGVWVHARNKNIDWKITGLLSMGSVPAAALTLWFLSTLHTDTSALNAIIKQGLAVVLILTALAILFKSRLQAFASRHAGDHYHLSNRSLNTLTVLTGVVLGVMVTLTSIGAGALGTVALFLLYPFLVTRRLVGTEIAHAVPLTLVAGLGHAGMGNMDWSLLGYLLLGSLPGIYLGSHLTGRISDRVLRPCLAAMLLLIGYKLAF; encoded by the coding sequence ATGGATGTAGGTTCTTTCGGTTTTACCATTGCTGGCCTGGTCGTGGGCTTCATCGTCGGTATGACCGGCGTCGGTGGCGGCTCGCTGATGACCCCGATCCTGTTGTGGTTTGGCATCCACCCGGCGACCGCTGTCGGCACCGACCTGTTGTATGCAGCGATCACCAAGGCCAGTGGTGTCTGGGTGCACGCGCGCAACAAGAACATCGATTGGAAGATCACCGGCCTGCTCAGCATGGGCAGCGTGCCCGCAGCGGCGCTGACCCTGTGGTTCCTCAGCACCCTGCACACCGATACCTCGGCGCTCAACGCCATCATCAAGCAAGGCCTGGCGGTGGTGCTGATCCTGACCGCGCTGGCCATCCTGTTCAAATCGCGCCTGCAGGCCTTCGCCAGCCGTCATGCCGGTGATCACTACCACCTCAGCAACCGCAGCCTGAACACCCTCACAGTGCTGACCGGCGTGGTGCTTGGGGTAATGGTCACCCTCACCTCCATCGGTGCTGGCGCCCTGGGTACGGTGGCGCTGTTCCTGCTGTACCCGTTCCTGGTCACCCGTCGCCTGGTCGGTACCGAAATTGCCCACGCCGTGCCACTGACCTTGGTAGCAGGCCTGGGCCACGCGGGCATGGGCAACATGGATTGGTCGCTGCTGGGCTACCTGCTGCTGGGCTCACTGCCAGGCATCTATCTGGGTAGCCACCTCACCGGGCGAATTTCCGACCGCGTGCTGCGCCCTTGCCTGGCAGCGATGCTGCTGCTGATCGGTTACAAGCTGGCGTTCTGA
- a CDS encoding histidine phosphatase family protein, which produces MKAVRLTLICHALTQAQKTGRLHHSDDGILPLEQESGADRSGAQLLSAPERRACETAAWLTGAVQIEPGLADCDLGRWQGLSLKQLQAEQPQALAEWLQDPASAVHGGESFAALCQRLAAWLAAFDRPGDWLAVTHPMVIRAMLVQVLGCPMSAGQRIDVLPLSRLELSFTGQWRLRLG; this is translated from the coding sequence GTGAAAGCCGTCCGCCTGACCCTGATCTGCCATGCCCTGACCCAGGCCCAGAAGACCGGGCGCCTGCACCATTCTGACGATGGCATCCTGCCGCTAGAGCAAGAGTCAGGCGCCGACCGTTCAGGCGCGCAGTTGCTGAGTGCGCCAGAGCGGCGGGCCTGCGAGACGGCGGCGTGGTTAACGGGGGCGGTACAGATCGAGCCGGGGTTGGCCGATTGTGACCTCGGGCGTTGGCAGGGTTTGTCGCTGAAGCAACTGCAAGCCGAGCAACCGCAGGCGTTGGCAGAATGGCTGCAGGATCCGGCCAGTGCCGTGCATGGTGGCGAGTCGTTCGCTGCGCTATGCCAGCGCCTGGCCGCCTGGCTGGCGGCCTTCGACAGGCCGGGTGACTGGCTGGCGGTGACCCACCCGATGGTCATCCGCGCCATGCTGGTTCAGGTGCTAGGGTGTCCGATGAGTGCCGGGCAGCGTATCGACGTGCTGCCGTTGTCACGCCTGGAACTGAGCTTTACCGGGCAGTGGCGGTTGCGCCTGGGCTAA
- a CDS encoding TonB-dependent siderophore receptor, translated as MQCRTSPNSLALAFVALASPAMMATAAESEERRAGEVLEVPVADNALVIQDTLITAEREARQALGTSIITAEDIKRHPPANDLSDIIRREPGVNLTGNSASGARGNNRQIDLRGMGPENTLILIDGKPSSARNAVRYGWNGDRDTRGETNWVPAEAVERIEILRGPAAARYGSGAMGGVVNIITKRPSDELKGSVSLYTQLPEDSAEGASRRANFNLGGGLTDNLGFRLYGGLAKTDADDLDINAGHATSALVAGREGVRNKDINGLLSWKLNDEHRLEASAGYSRQGNIFAGDTMNSNGGGDVDFVSSLYGHETNVMQRSTYDLTHLGDFTWGTSKTTLAYEYVRNWRLNEGLAGRTEGAPNDEGGAMSRLRNTRLSSEVNLPFAMGSAEHVLTVGGEYLYEALNDQGSLRPQSSDPANNDGLVGFDRSSSKMTARSYALFVEDNIIVGDTTLTPGLRFDHHETFGDNFSPSLNLSHKLTEALSVKGGIARAYKVPNLYQSNPNYLLYSRGNGCSVQQTNNGGCYLQGNADLKPEISVNKEIGLLYDRGTWRTSATYFRNDYKNKIIGDTDVLYTIGTGSRVTQWDNAGKARVEGVEGNFFIEVTPTLDWNTNLTWMLDNDNRETGEPLSVIPEYTVNTSLDWRATEQLSFQLAGTYFGKQKSPTYNYRTQQDYDKTAQQDVEAYGLVDVSAGYRFNANYDVRVGVNNVFDKQILRGGNASSSGANTYNQPGRALFAALNISF; from the coding sequence ATGCAGTGCAGAACTTCACCCAACAGCCTGGCCCTGGCGTTCGTCGCGCTGGCGTCGCCGGCCATGATGGCGACCGCGGCAGAGTCCGAGGAGCGACGTGCGGGTGAGGTACTGGAAGTGCCCGTCGCCGACAACGCACTGGTGATCCAGGACACCCTGATCACCGCCGAGCGCGAGGCGCGACAGGCCCTGGGCACGTCGATCATCACCGCCGAAGACATCAAGCGCCACCCGCCAGCCAATGACCTGTCCGACATCATCCGTCGCGAGCCTGGGGTTAACCTGACCGGCAACAGTGCCAGTGGCGCACGCGGAAACAACCGCCAGATCGACCTGCGCGGCATGGGCCCGGAAAACACGCTGATCCTCATCGACGGCAAGCCATCCAGTGCGCGTAACGCCGTGCGCTATGGTTGGAACGGTGACCGTGATACTCGGGGTGAAACCAACTGGGTGCCGGCCGAAGCGGTCGAGCGCATCGAGATCTTGCGTGGCCCGGCCGCCGCACGCTACGGCTCCGGCGCCATGGGCGGGGTGGTCAACATCATCACCAAGCGCCCTTCCGACGAGCTGAAAGGCAGCGTCAGCCTGTACACGCAGCTGCCCGAAGACAGCGCGGAAGGCGCCAGCCGCCGAGCCAACTTCAACCTAGGTGGCGGCCTGACCGATAACCTTGGTTTCCGCCTGTACGGCGGCCTGGCCAAGACTGACGCCGACGATCTGGACATCAACGCCGGGCATGCCACCAGCGCCCTGGTAGCGGGGCGGGAGGGGGTGCGCAACAAGGACATCAACGGCCTGCTGAGCTGGAAACTGAACGACGAGCACCGCCTGGAAGCCAGTGCCGGCTACAGCCGTCAGGGCAACATTTTTGCCGGTGACACCATGAACAGCAACGGCGGCGGCGACGTCGACTTCGTCTCCAGCCTCTACGGCCACGAAACCAACGTGATGCAGCGCAGTACTTACGACCTGACCCACCTCGGTGATTTCACCTGGGGTACCAGCAAGACCACGCTGGCCTACGAGTACGTGCGCAACTGGCGCCTGAACGAGGGCCTGGCAGGCCGCACCGAAGGTGCCCCCAACGACGAAGGTGGGGCCATGTCACGTTTGCGCAACACACGTTTGAGCAGTGAAGTGAACCTGCCGTTCGCCATGGGCAGCGCAGAACATGTGCTTACCGTGGGCGGCGAGTACCTGTACGAAGCCCTCAACGACCAAGGTTCGTTGCGCCCGCAAAGCTCCGACCCCGCCAACAATGACGGCCTTGTCGGCTTCGATCGCAGCAGCTCGAAGATGACCGCACGCAGCTATGCGCTGTTTGTCGAAGACAACATCATCGTTGGCGACACCACCCTTACGCCGGGCCTGCGTTTCGACCACCACGAAACCTTCGGTGACAACTTCAGCCCCAGCCTGAACCTGTCGCACAAGCTCACCGAAGCGCTGTCGGTAAAAGGCGGCATCGCCCGTGCCTACAAGGTTCCGAACCTGTACCAGTCCAACCCCAACTACCTGCTGTACAGCCGCGGTAATGGCTGCAGCGTGCAACAGACCAACAATGGTGGCTGTTACCTGCAGGGCAACGCCGACCTCAAGCCCGAGATCAGCGTCAACAAGGAAATCGGCCTGCTGTACGACCGTGGTACCTGGCGCACCAGTGCCACCTACTTCCGCAACGACTACAAGAACAAGATCATCGGTGATACCGATGTGCTTTACACCATAGGTACCGGCAGCCGCGTGACGCAGTGGGACAACGCTGGCAAGGCGCGGGTGGAAGGTGTCGAAGGCAACTTCTTCATCGAGGTGACTCCGACCCTGGACTGGAACACCAACCTGACCTGGATGCTCGACAACGATAATCGCGAAACGGGCGAGCCGCTGTCGGTGATCCCGGAATACACCGTCAACACCAGCCTCGACTGGCGCGCCACCGAACAATTGTCATTCCAGCTGGCAGGTACTTACTTCGGCAAGCAGAAATCACCGACCTACAACTACCGCACCCAGCAGGACTACGACAAGACCGCCCAGCAGGACGTCGAGGCCTATGGCCTGGTGGACGTGAGCGCCGGGTACAGGTTCAACGCCAACTACGATGTGCGTGTAGGTGTGAACAACGTGTTCGACAAGCAGATCCTGCGTGGCGGCAATGCCAGCAGCTCGGGGGCAAACACGTATAACCAGCCGGGCAGGGCGTTGTTTGCTGCGCTGAATATCAGCTTCTGA